A single genomic interval of Bradyrhizobium japonicum USDA 6 harbors:
- a CDS encoding AAA family ATPase, which produces MSRRSNRTINLPAPYLKRVWLDPTQVRDREAYPFCLPIFPDDFELNFDAAITIIVGENGTGKSTILEGIAALAGYDDAGGGKGYMPVDHSEAREKMGGQLSRALRASWLPKITNGWFFRAESFFSVARYLDKAARDAGQAGPDFLSHSHGEGFLRFFEERCQRQGIFIFDEPESALSPARQIEFLKLLRRMDESRICQVIMATHAPLLMAYPNARLLRLGKYGLEPTTVEQTDHYRVMREFCDDPRGFVEATLAE; this is translated from the coding sequence ATGAGCCGAAGAAGCAATCGCACGATCAACCTGCCGGCGCCGTATCTGAAGCGGGTCTGGCTCGACCCGACGCAAGTTCGCGATCGGGAGGCTTATCCGTTTTGCCTGCCCATCTTTCCGGATGATTTCGAGCTCAACTTCGACGCCGCCATCACGATCATCGTCGGAGAGAATGGCACCGGGAAATCGACGATCCTCGAGGGAATCGCGGCGCTCGCCGGCTACGACGATGCCGGTGGCGGCAAGGGCTACATGCCCGTCGACCATTCCGAAGCGCGGGAGAAGATGGGCGGCCAGCTTTCCAGGGCCTTGCGGGCAAGCTGGCTGCCGAAGATCACCAACGGCTGGTTTTTTCGTGCCGAGAGTTTTTTCTCGGTGGCGCGATATCTCGACAAGGCCGCACGTGATGCCGGCCAGGCCGGCCCCGACTTCCTGTCGCATTCCCATGGCGAAGGTTTTCTGCGCTTCTTCGAAGAACGCTGCCAGCGCCAGGGTATCTTCATCTTCGACGAGCCGGAATCGGCGCTGTCCCCGGCGCGTCAGATCGAATTCCTGAAGCTCTTGCGACGCATGGACGAATCCCGCATCTGCCAGGTCATCATGGCGACCCATGCGCCTCTGCTGATGGCTTATCCAAATGCGAGACTGTTGCGGTTGGGCAAATACGGCCTGGAGCCGACGACGGTGGAGCAAACCGATCATTACCGGGTGATGCGCGAATTCTGTGACGATCCGCGCGGGTTCGTGGAGGCGACTCTGGCGGAATAG
- a CDS encoding DUF1217 domain-containing protein — protein MVSTYFSYSYITRNLKQSLTRIEQQADVAREAAYYKANIGKVKTVDDFMKDYRLYHYAMKAYGLEDMAYAKAFMKKVLESDLSDPKSFVNKLVDKRYQEFAAAFSFNGSATPVAQSEKQIDEMIDLYTATKKSQVDALADDSKYYSAEIGNISSADQLLNNDRLRNYVYSAYGIDESKWPRDTISQVLRSDPSDPNSYVNTTFASQLTGLNAQLAQAKSDASAADLKIADYKAQLSQPGADVTQLNIQILVEKSHLESYTKSISSLGDQITTIGGFVDLAGAFEFSSDGSLPSGVSAQTAANVTITKKRFDDSKAAVYSAASPLNEAFAARQFRTAILKINSIQAFVSTPAVYDFALGAVGLDPKGVSEATVKAVLESDLSDPKSFVYTLKDNRYVELARAFNFDAKGNLTTPLVAQDSAEVVEIAKNYVIAALKQASPQQQTAVRAQATKDATAYQEAIAGIDSVSDLLANRPMVDFILVAKGLDPKKVSTEFLEKIFSSDLNNPKSFANTQSDPRFADIVASFNFDSKGNVARLPMMGPQKRDQFRETQANYLQQSLEQQQGDTNPGVRLALYFQRKAGEITSAYDILADKALSEVFRTTFDLPDSMASMQIDQQAKVVDRFMKIKDLSDPAKVAKLLSRFSAMYDVRNSQSIDQGQSPLLNLFQGSSSGISGISESTFLAIAKLRAH, from the coding sequence ATGGTATCGACGTATTTTAGCTACAGCTACATCACGCGCAATCTCAAGCAGTCCCTGACGCGGATCGAACAGCAAGCGGACGTGGCGCGAGAGGCGGCTTACTACAAAGCCAACATCGGCAAGGTGAAGACCGTCGATGATTTCATGAAGGACTATCGCCTGTATCATTACGCGATGAAGGCGTATGGCCTGGAAGACATGGCTTACGCCAAGGCTTTCATGAAGAAGGTGCTGGAGAGCGACCTCTCCGACCCAAAGAGCTTCGTCAACAAGTTGGTCGACAAGCGTTACCAGGAGTTTGCCGCGGCATTCTCCTTCAATGGCAGCGCGACGCCGGTTGCGCAATCGGAGAAGCAGATCGATGAGATGATCGATCTGTACACGGCGACCAAGAAGAGCCAGGTCGATGCACTTGCCGACGACTCGAAATACTACAGTGCCGAAATCGGCAACATCAGCAGTGCAGACCAGCTCCTGAACAACGACCGTCTTCGCAACTATGTCTATTCCGCATATGGGATCGATGAAAGCAAGTGGCCGCGTGACACGATAAGTCAGGTCTTGCGCAGCGATCCGTCCGATCCGAACAGCTACGTCAACACCACCTTCGCTTCTCAGTTGACCGGCCTCAACGCCCAGCTTGCTCAAGCCAAATCGGATGCCAGCGCCGCTGATTTAAAGATAGCCGATTACAAGGCCCAACTATCGCAACCGGGCGCCGACGTGACCCAGTTGAACATCCAGATCCTGGTCGAAAAAAGTCACCTGGAGTCATACACGAAAAGCATTTCCAGCCTCGGCGACCAGATCACGACGATTGGCGGGTTTGTAGACCTGGCCGGCGCGTTCGAGTTTTCGTCCGACGGGTCGCTTCCGTCAGGCGTGTCCGCCCAGACTGCTGCAAACGTCACCATCACGAAGAAGCGGTTCGACGACAGCAAGGCCGCCGTCTATTCGGCGGCAAGCCCGCTTAACGAGGCCTTTGCAGCCAGGCAATTCAGAACTGCCATCCTCAAGATCAATTCAATCCAGGCGTTCGTATCAACACCAGCCGTGTATGATTTTGCGTTGGGCGCTGTCGGCCTCGACCCCAAGGGGGTCTCGGAGGCCACCGTCAAGGCTGTCCTCGAAAGCGACCTCAGTGACCCCAAGAGCTTCGTCTATACCCTCAAGGACAACCGGTACGTAGAGCTCGCGCGCGCTTTCAACTTCGACGCAAAAGGCAATCTGACGACCCCCTTGGTGGCTCAGGACTCGGCTGAAGTCGTCGAGATTGCGAAGAACTACGTCATTGCAGCGCTGAAACAGGCAAGCCCTCAGCAGCAGACGGCCGTTCGGGCACAGGCCACGAAGGATGCGACGGCTTATCAGGAGGCAATCGCAGGCATCGACAGCGTTTCCGACCTTCTCGCAAACAGGCCGATGGTCGATTTCATTCTCGTGGCCAAGGGTTTGGACCCCAAGAAGGTCAGCACCGAATTTCTCGAGAAGATCTTCAGCTCCGACCTGAACAACCCAAAGAGCTTCGCGAACACGCAGAGCGATCCTCGCTTTGCCGACATCGTTGCGTCGTTCAACTTCGACAGCAAGGGTAACGTCGCGCGCCTCCCGATGATGGGTCCTCAGAAGAGAGATCAATTCCGGGAAACACAGGCGAACTATCTCCAGCAAAGCCTGGAGCAGCAGCAGGGTGATACGAATCCCGGCGTACGCCTTGCGCTCTATTTCCAGCGAAAGGCGGGAGAAATCACGTCCGCATACGACATCCTTGCCGACAAGGCTCTTTCGGAGGTGTTCAGGACCACCTTCGATTTGCCTGACTCGATGGCCTCGATGCAGATCGATCAGCAGGCCAAGGTCGTGGACAGATTCATGAAGATCAAGGATCTTTCCGATCCGGCGAAGGTTGCAAAACTGTTGAGCCGGTTCTCCGCCATGTATGACGTCAGAAACAGCCAGAGCATCGACCAGGGTCAATCTCCCTTGCTCAACCTCTTTCAAGGATCGAGCTC